The Gemmatimonadaceae bacterium genome includes a window with the following:
- a CDS encoding chemotaxis response regulator protein-glutamate methylesterase has product MIRVLIVDDSALVRKLLTEELSRYEDITVVGTAVDPYAAREKIIALKPDVITLDVEMPRMDGLSFLVKLMKHYPVPVIIVSSLTPTNSDAAIRALSLGAVDVIGKPGSAMSVPDISRQLVQSIRAASRAKVVKRSEPAPAAAGVPRGAVSALAGLAMTHKIVALGASTGGTQALEAVLTKLPAAMPGILICQHMPEKFTASFAQRLNSTCAMEVREAKDGDLVKPGLALVAPGNFHMMLTMSGAQYQVRVKDGPRVHHQRPAVDVLFASVAKHAGRNAVGAIFTGMGADGAKGLLQMREAGAHTMAQDEQSCVVFGMPKEAIRMGAAIEVLPLNQIADALQASVARERMAMA; this is encoded by the coding sequence CCTCATCGTCGACGATTCCGCGCTGGTGCGGAAGCTGCTCACCGAGGAGCTGTCGCGCTACGAGGACATCACCGTCGTGGGCACGGCCGTCGACCCGTACGCCGCACGCGAGAAGATCATCGCCCTCAAGCCGGACGTGATCACGCTCGACGTCGAGATGCCCCGCATGGACGGGCTCTCGTTCCTCGTCAAGCTGATGAAGCACTACCCGGTGCCGGTGATCATCGTCAGCTCGCTGACGCCGACGAACAGCGATGCGGCGATTCGCGCGCTCTCGCTCGGCGCCGTGGACGTGATCGGCAAGCCCGGCTCGGCGATGTCGGTGCCGGACATCTCGCGCCAGCTGGTGCAGTCCATCCGGGCGGCGTCGCGGGCGAAGGTGGTGAAGCGCAGCGAGCCGGCGCCCGCCGCGGCCGGCGTGCCGCGCGGCGCGGTGTCGGCCCTGGCGGGACTCGCCATGACACACAAGATCGTGGCGCTCGGCGCCTCCACCGGCGGCACCCAGGCGCTGGAGGCGGTGCTCACGAAGCTGCCCGCCGCGATGCCCGGCATCCTGATCTGCCAGCACATGCCGGAGAAGTTCACCGCCTCCTTCGCGCAGCGCCTGAACAGCACCTGCGCCATGGAAGTGCGGGAGGCGAAGGATGGCGACCTGGTGAAGCCGGGCCTGGCGCTGGTGGCGCCCGGCAACTTCCACATGATGCTGACGATGTCCGGCGCGCAGTACCAGGTGCGGGTGAAGGATGGCCCGCGCGTGCACCACCAGCGGCCGGCCGTGGACGTGCTGTTCGCGAGCGTGGCGAAGCACGCCGGACGCAATGCGGTGGGCGCGATCTTCACCGGCATGGGTGCCGACGGAGCGAAGGGCCTGCTGCAGATGCGCGAGGCCGGTGCACACACGATGGCGCAGGACGAGCAGTCGTGCGTGGTGTTCGGGATGCCGAAGGAGGCGATCAGGATGGGTGCGGCCATCGAGGTGCTGCCACTGAACCAGATCGCGGACGCGCTGCAGGCGTCGGTGGCGCGCGAGCGGATGGCGATGGCGTGA
- a CDS encoding TIGR01777 family oxidoreductase produces the protein MPVPPRALFDWHARPGAFERLSPAWQGARVVSRTGGITNGSRVEVEVPQLGGLVHQRLLVEHRDYVEGERFTDVQLSGPFARWAHTHSMLPGPDGTSILEDRIDYALPLHPLGELVAGWFVTGELERLFDFRHARTRDDLLRHAQYADQPRRTVAITGGTGMIGRALTALLTTGGHTVKWITRRPDAARGDIGWDPDAGRLDPAALAGVDAVVHLAGANVGERWTDAHKREIRQSREAGTRTLVQAMLMASVAPECLISGSAVGYYGDGGAKVIDEEASKGAGFLADVCEVWEDEARKAEAAGVRVVIARTGVVLSPAGGALAKMLPAFRLGAGGPMGSGQQWMSWISLDDEVGALHALLMDRSCRGTFNLTGPTPVTNAEFGSTLGRVLHRPAFVPVPAFALTALFGEMAQSTVLDGQRVVPARLQATGYQFRHATLEAALRFELGG, from the coding sequence ATGCCCGTGCCGCCCCGTGCCCTGTTCGACTGGCATGCGCGGCCGGGTGCCTTCGAGCGGCTGTCACCAGCGTGGCAGGGGGCGCGGGTGGTCTCTCGCACCGGCGGCATCACCAACGGCAGCCGGGTCGAGGTGGAGGTGCCGCAGCTGGGCGGGCTGGTGCACCAGCGGCTGCTGGTGGAGCACCGCGACTACGTCGAGGGGGAGCGGTTCACCGACGTGCAGCTCTCGGGCCCGTTCGCGCGGTGGGCGCACACGCACAGCATGCTCCCCGGCCCGGACGGGACGAGCATCCTCGAGGACCGCATCGACTACGCGCTGCCGCTGCACCCGCTGGGTGAGCTGGTGGCGGGGTGGTTCGTGACGGGGGAGCTGGAGCGGCTGTTCGACTTCCGGCACGCGCGCACCCGTGACGATCTGCTTCGGCATGCGCAGTACGCCGACCAGCCGCGGCGGACGGTGGCGATCACCGGCGGGACGGGGATGATCGGGCGGGCGCTGACGGCGCTGCTGACCACCGGCGGGCACACCGTGAAATGGATCACGCGCCGGCCCGACGCGGCGCGCGGCGACATCGGCTGGGACCCCGACGCCGGCCGGCTGGACCCGGCGGCACTGGCCGGGGTGGACGCGGTGGTGCACCTGGCCGGCGCGAACGTGGGCGAGCGGTGGACCGACGCGCACAAGCGCGAGATCCGGCAGAGCCGCGAGGCGGGGACGCGGACGCTGGTGCAGGCCATGCTGATGGCATCGGTGGCGCCGGAGTGCCTGATTTCCGGTTCAGCGGTGGGATACTACGGCGATGGTGGCGCGAAGGTGATTGATGAAGAGGCGTCGAAGGGTGCCGGGTTTCTTGCCGACGTGTGCGAGGTCTGGGAGGACGAGGCCCGCAAGGCGGAGGCGGCGGGTGTGCGGGTCGTGATCGCCCGGACCGGGGTCGTGCTGTCGCCGGCCGGTGGCGCGCTGGCCAAGATGCTCCCGGCGTTCCGGCTCGGTGCCGGTGGGCCGATGGGTTCGGGGCAGCAGTGGATGAGCTGGATCTCGCTGGACGACGAGGTGGGCGCATTGCACGCCCTGCTCATGGACCGGAGCTGCCGTGGCACCTTCAACCTGACTGGACCAACGCCGGTCACCAACGCCGAGTTCGGCAGCACGCTGGGGCGGGTGTTGCACCGGCCGGCGTTCGTGCCGGTGCCGGCGTTTGCGCTGACGGCATTGTTCGGCGAGATGGCGCAGTCCACGGTGCTGGACGGGCAACGGGTGGTGCCGGCGCGGCTGCAGGCAACCGGTTATCAGTTCCGGCACGCCACGCTGGAAGCGGCGCTCCGCTTCGAACTTGGCGGGTAG
- a CDS encoding prohibitin family protein, whose translation MGSSIGERLSQMGANLPSSGGGGARKAVLAVAIVGALIFLASSSTSYISPGHVGIVIHRAGGGVDRTPLGPGIHLRNPLLTSIEEYPTFMQTLVLTRGNAEGSPNNDEINVNSKEGQPLSVDVSMSFELDPARVPQLYQTFRTDIATIQHGYVKQTIRQALQEVIGSEQIADIIGPKKAEAVGRAQTLIAQRLQPYGIEVKQFTLNELRAPETVMSAINTKNVMQQQALTAQNELQKNTFQAQGDSIKAVGRAKAILAEAQAQAQANELLAKSISGSLVQYEMAKKWNGVMPQVSSSAIPMIQMPGQAKP comes from the coding sequence ATGGGCAGCTCGATCGGTGAACGCCTCTCGCAGATGGGGGCCAACCTGCCCTCCAGCGGCGGCGGCGGCGCCAGGAAGGCGGTCCTTGCAGTCGCGATCGTCGGCGCGCTCATCTTCCTCGCCAGCAGCAGCACGTCGTACATCTCCCCGGGCCACGTCGGCATCGTGATCCACCGCGCCGGCGGCGGCGTGGATCGCACGCCCCTCGGCCCCGGCATCCACCTCCGCAACCCGCTCCTCACGTCCATCGAGGAGTACCCGACGTTCATGCAGACGCTGGTCCTGACGCGCGGGAACGCGGAGGGCTCGCCCAACAACGACGAGATCAACGTCAACTCGAAGGAAGGCCAGCCGCTGTCGGTGGACGTATCCATGTCGTTCGAGCTCGACCCGGCGCGCGTGCCGCAGCTTTACCAGACGTTCCGCACCGACATCGCGACGATCCAGCACGGCTACGTGAAGCAGACCATCCGCCAGGCGTTGCAGGAGGTGATCGGCAGTGAGCAGATCGCCGACATCATCGGCCCCAAGAAGGCCGAGGCGGTGGGCCGTGCGCAGACGCTGATCGCACAGCGGCTGCAGCCCTACGGCATCGAGGTGAAGCAGTTCACGCTCAACGAACTGCGCGCCCCGGAGACGGTCATGTCGGCCATCAACACCAAGAACGTGATGCAGCAGCAGGCACTCACGGCACAGAACGAGCTCCAGAAGAACACCTTCCAGGCACAGGGTGACAGCATCAAGGCGGTGGGCCGCGCCAAGGCGATCCTGGCCGAGGCCCAGGCGCAGGCGCAGGCCAACGAGCTGCTCGCCAAGAGCATCTCCGGCAGCCTGGTGCAGTATGAGATGGCGAAGAAGTGGAACGGCGTGATGCCGCAGGTGAGCAGCTCGGCGATCCCGATGATCCAGATGCCGGGGCAGGCCAAGCCGTAG
- a CDS encoding DUF3597 domain-containing protein, producing the protein MSIFSRLKDKLFGAKPAEAAPAPAPAAAPAAAAPAPDAPAPVIPLLDVEAVLTFMASQDSRKLNWQTSIVDLMKLLGMDSSLSERKELATELGYTGDMHDSASMNIWLHKEVMRQFAANGGKVPASMTD; encoded by the coding sequence ATGAGCATCTTCAGCCGTCTGAAGGACAAGCTGTTCGGCGCCAAGCCCGCCGAGGCAGCGCCCGCCCCGGCCCCTGCCGCCGCGCCGGCCGCCGCCGCACCCGCACCGGATGCGCCGGCGCCGGTGATCCCGCTCCTCGACGTGGAGGCGGTGCTGACCTTCATGGCCTCGCAGGACTCGCGCAAGCTCAACTGGCAGACGTCCATCGTCGACCTCATGAAGCTCCTCGGCATGGACAGCAGCCTGTCGGAGCGCAAGGAGCTGGCGACGGAGCTGGGCTACACCGGTGACATGCACGACTCCGCGTCGATGAACATCTGGCTGCACAAGGAAGTGATGCGCCAGTTCGCCGCGAATGGCGGCAAGGTTCCCGCCTCGATGACCGACTGA
- a CDS encoding cation:proton antiporter — translation MPAHPALIITVAASLGIAFVFGLVAARLRLPPIVGYLLAGIAVGPFTPGYVVNSGMISQAAELGVILLMFGVGLHFSFRDLMAVRRVVVPGALLQILVTGSIGTAIGKGWGLSWGGALALGISLAVASTVVLLKGLEAQDRLDSPDGRIAVGWLVVEDLAMVLVLVLLPAVAPMLGGHAASAGTASLGMALGMAVLKVGAFAALMAVVGRRAVPWLLEHVARLGSRELFTLAVLATALGIASLAAEVFGVSLALGAFFAGAVVSESELSHRAATDALPLQDAFAVLFFLSVGILFDPSVVRDSPLAVLALVAVIVCGKSVTSYLLMRALGQSSRSALIIGGGLAQIGEFSFIVAGLGVSLGLFGRDMQALIIVAAMIAITVNQPLLSAVRRLQEWLDDRTARAAMPHAAEVHVGGTATLKVPQTARATRAPMAEVEDPFDFSKFHDHVVVVGHGRVGATITEALQRDAARYVIVEAQERVVAGLRARGERAVYGDATRPDVLLRAGIEHAKLVVVTAPEPIRARRAVEVARELNPKITVGVRTHSAVEQAFFEDLLQAPGATGRAVYAEREAALSLAHFTLQALGRSDDEADVVVESMRNHATRPTETFAALATREFRAMMAPDPNHPEQKAP, via the coding sequence ATGCCTGCACATCCCGCCCTGATCATCACGGTCGCGGCCAGTCTCGGCATCGCCTTCGTCTTCGGACTGGTCGCGGCGCGCCTGCGGCTGCCGCCGATCGTCGGCTACCTGCTGGCGGGCATCGCGGTCGGGCCGTTCACGCCGGGCTACGTGGTCAACAGCGGCATGATCTCGCAGGCCGCCGAGCTGGGCGTGATCCTGCTGATGTTCGGCGTGGGGCTGCACTTCTCGTTCCGCGACCTGATGGCGGTGCGGCGGGTGGTGGTGCCCGGCGCCCTGCTCCAGATCCTCGTCACCGGCAGCATCGGCACCGCGATCGGCAAGGGCTGGGGGCTGAGCTGGGGCGGCGCACTGGCGCTCGGCATCTCGCTCGCCGTCGCGAGCACGGTGGTGCTGCTGAAGGGCCTCGAGGCGCAGGACCGGCTCGACTCGCCTGACGGTCGCATCGCGGTGGGCTGGCTGGTGGTGGAAGACCTGGCGATGGTGCTGGTGCTGGTGCTGCTGCCGGCGGTGGCCCCGATGCTGGGCGGGCATGCGGCCAGCGCGGGAACGGCGTCGCTGGGCATGGCGCTCGGCATGGCGGTGCTGAAGGTCGGCGCGTTCGCCGCGTTGATGGCGGTGGTGGGACGACGCGCCGTGCCATGGCTGCTGGAGCACGTCGCTCGCCTGGGCTCACGCGAGCTGTTCACGCTGGCGGTGCTCGCGACCGCACTCGGCATCGCGTCGCTGGCCGCCGAGGTGTTCGGCGTGTCGCTGGCACTCGGGGCGTTCTTCGCCGGCGCCGTGGTGAGCGAGTCGGAGCTCAGCCATCGCGCGGCGACCGACGCGTTGCCGCTGCAGGACGCGTTCGCGGTGCTGTTCTTCCTCTCGGTGGGGATCCTGTTCGACCCCTCGGTGGTGCGGGATTCGCCGCTCGCGGTGCTGGCGCTGGTGGCGGTGATCGTCTGCGGCAAGTCGGTGACGTCGTACCTGCTGATGCGCGCGCTGGGCCAGTCCAGTCGCTCGGCGCTGATCATCGGCGGTGGGCTGGCGCAGATCGGCGAGTTCTCGTTCATCGTGGCGGGGCTCGGTGTGTCGCTCGGCCTGTTCGGCCGCGACATGCAGGCGCTGATCATCGTCGCCGCGATGATCGCGATCACGGTGAACCAGCCGTTGCTCTCGGCGGTGCGGCGGCTGCAGGAATGGCTGGACGACCGGACGGCGCGCGCCGCGATGCCGCATGCCGCGGAGGTGCACGTGGGCGGTACCGCCACGCTCAAGGTCCCGCAGACGGCGCGGGCGACCAGGGCGCCGATGGCCGAGGTGGAGGATCCGTTCGATTTCTCGAAGTTCCATGACCACGTGGTGGTGGTGGGGCACGGACGCGTCGGCGCCACGATCACCGAGGCGCTGCAGCGCGATGCGGCGCGGTACGTGATCGTGGAGGCGCAGGAGCGGGTGGTGGCGGGATTGCGGGCGCGGGGGGAGCGGGCCGTGTACGGTGATGCGACCCGCCCCGACGTGCTGCTGCGCGCCGGCATCGAGCACGCGAAGCTGGTGGTGGTGACGGCGCCGGAACCGATCCGCGCCCGCCGCGCGGTGGAGGTGGCCCGCGAGCTGAACCCGAAGATCACCGTCGGCGTCCGCACGCACAGCGCGGTGGAGCAGGCCTTCTTCGAGGACCTGCTGCAGGCGCCCGGTGCGACCGGCCGGGCCGTGTACGCCGAGCGGGAGGCCGCGCTGAGCCTGGCACATTTCACGCTGCAGGCGCTGGGCCGGAGCGATGACGAGGCGGACGTCGTGGTCGAGTCGATGCGCAACCATGCCACGCGGCCCACCGAGACGTTCGCGGCGCTGGCCACG